A window of Trichoplusia ni isolate ovarian cell line Hi5 chromosome 20 unlocalized genomic scaffold, tn1 tig00002205_group19, whole genome shotgun sequence genomic DNA:
ACAATATCATTTTCCAAGTACACCTTTTCTTGGATGATCAGCACCAAATCTTGGATTATCGACAACGGCCAATCAGAGAACAGCGGTATCCTCATGACCAGGTTCATGTAAATATACATCTTGGCCTCGTTTTTGAACACGAGAGGTAAACAGCTGTACAACTTGTTCTGATTTTGTGTTATAACCATCTTCGTTGTCTTCAGATGAAAGTATCGATCGACCTTCATCCTTATATGCTCAGACAATTGTTGAGAGCTAACGAAATTCAGCGTGTTCGTCCGCATTTTGATCGCCTGATCTCTCGCGTACACTATGCTGGTAATCAGAGCGAAACACGTCAACACAGACCAGAAATGGAAAATTGTGGCAATCACATAAGCGGCCACGGATGCCAATTTATCCAAGAAGAAAACTTTCGTCCTAGAACCAAAAGTAAACATACAGAACACGTTTAAAGTTCTGTACATTTCAACAAATATGAGTCTGTAATCTGGCTCCTCGGAACGCATGAAGCCGTACTTGATTGCCATCCTCGAGGCGAAAGTTGATCTGGTGTCGACTTGGTTGGTTTGTATGAACACAAGAATTGTGAAGGCATCGAAGATCTCGTTAAACTGGACGACAGTGATACAGCCCGTGATTACTATTCTCAGGAACTTGTAAAAGTAGATCTTCCTAATCCTGCAGCGTTTTCTCGTCAGATACGCTGAGCTCTCAAAGACCCGAAAGAGTCTGAAGACGGTGAAGATCTTTAGAGCGCAGATGAACCGATTACTCTTGCACTGGCCACAGTTTGCATTCGCTCCGTATCTCATTAGGAGGAAGCAGTGAAAGGGTATGGTCGACGCAAAGTGTATGAACAGTTTTTGGGTACAGAACTTGAGTAAACACTTCTTAGTGTCCAGGACGACCCTCTTGGCTTCGTAATCAATGTACCCAGTCTTCAAGCTGACGAACAAGTCGATCATGATCAATATATCGAGTAATGCTCCAAAGTAGAACAGATATATCGGTAAATTATCGAACAAGAAGGTCGAAGTGAAGCGGAAGAATATCTTATCAAATACGAAAACGTGCAGCATCAGGAAGTTCCAGAACGTcctgaaatattatttcgtcAAATTATTCTGGAAGAAAACATTTATGGGTGACCTACATCAGCAAGAAGGTACTAAGTGCactttaatgatttaatttttcataaaacagcTCCCCACATGACATGcattcgtcatcatcatcatcatcgacTACTaaagtagtccactgctggacataggcctcccccaatgtgcgccatatCGCCCTGCCTTCGGCTTGCCACAtccagcatccgcctgcagtcTTTCGCAAGTCGTCATCCCAGCTGGCCAATGGACGTaatacactacgtttgccgagttatgcattcgtgaatcacatgAACTCTTGTTTTACGCGGAGATCGAATCCGTGACAAGTCTGCGACTCGGCTACCCGTGCCGtcttaaataaaagtcaaaattgttttaatgtagTCCATATTTGTTACCGAAATCAAGAGACTTAAGAACGTTATCAATAGCAGGCAAATGTCTTCTAATTCAGCCGCATTTACGATAGCTTTGGTATCTGAACAGTTTGGTGTTCAGAACAGGACGTGTGTTTAGCagaaaagcattttaaataaaatttacattactACATCAAAAAGGGTAATATTCCAGACTTAAGCGACATAGGAAGggcttaccgcgcgggctggtttcacgcggcccagaatagagcatcgtggaaggatttgggggaggcctttgcccagcagtgggacacagtgggctagagaaaaaaaatccagaCTTACCGAAACTTGCTCATTGGATGAATCCGTTCCTTATATTTGCGGAATTGTCGGAACCTCTCGATCTTCATCGCGTGGGTGCTGATGTAGAAACCTCTGGATGCCTCGTTGGAGTATGACAGTAGGAACATGTCGTTCCACCACCACTTCAGGTACTGCAGCCAACCAGAACCGATGATGTCGGTGTCCAGTACATCTCTCTCCGGTATTATTAGACACGTATGGTGAAAATAAGATTCGTGGAAttccttcattttattttctgactTATGATTCTAAAATTATgcttttgatgttattttttctatacttttCAATGACTCAGCTTTAGTTCTTGCATAGAGTATTTATCCATTGTCTATGATTTGAGGTTGGTCAAAAAaggttataatatattatatcctactactattataaaggcaaaagtttgtaagtatggatgtatggatgtttgttactctttcacgtaaaactactgaatggatttgaatgaaacttcaccacaatatagcttatacatcagaataacacataggctacaatttttgaggtttctaatgtgaggtcgtaaaacaactcattttttgcgcttacattgcaaacgctgactgaatcctacaagatagatagaaggcagttataaattataacttatatcttctaaccacgcggacgaagtcgcgggcaacagctagtttgttataTAAGAAAGAAGGAATCGGTAGGGCGAAAATTGTAGGTGGAAATTTCCTGGCATCCAAATTCAGTACCCTAATAACCGTTGCTTAACatcgttcttttgttttatatttgatgGTATAGCAGCAACAGTAATCATACGTGAAATTTCAACCGCATTGCATTGTCACGCATGTAAAATTTCAGCTCAGTCAGAAACTGGGAGTGGGTAAAATTTATATCTCACAAGATTAAGATTTGAAAGACAACAGGACTCAATAAAAGTCGGAAgcataatttttaaacaatttaattaaaaagtaacttaaGTCTACTCTAGTTCttcgttaaaatataattatatttaagtgtaGACTTGACAACGAACTTAAAACGAATTGTATATCTccataatatttaagtagtatttcaataaaaggCTAACTCAAAAATGCAAACGTTAGCGAAAATTGGACTAACATACATAGATagcgaatattttaaataaaattagaataaataaaaagattctTTGGACACACACAAATCCACATCatacacacaacgccatctagtctcaaattaagtgaaacttgtattatgaatatgtactagaaaaatgatgaaaatacTTATGTTtgtctaaatacatacataatatagatatactAGGTGTCTcagaaaacgttgttttgtatGAATGCACAAATTAACATTAACCAGAAAAATAAATGCTCTAATTGGCTAGCTAAGCGAGTAGTGGCGGACAGAACGACCGCAGCGCACAACACGGcagaaattgaaaacaaatgcgGAGCTGTCAAATGTGATGATTGCAGTACAAAATCAAAGAAATGGGCAGACAGATGTCTGACGAATTACGTGGGGTCGTATCAAGTAGCTCTGGCCGTTATGTCGCAGTTCTCCACATTTCTTACATGGTCGGCTAATATTATTGTCGGTCGGCTGATATTGCCTTTTGTCTCTGTGGTCGGAAACTAATATAATGTGTAATAGTTTCAAACacggtttttattattataatatattcatttgacagtaaaactattgaaataaagctattaaaatacacttaaataatgtcaacaatactattttagtctttggttttatttatatttgcaaagaaaattataatgtttacacTGTTATTTTTTGACAGCTTCCGCGAATGTTGTAATCGCTACGCGTTGCCACCGTCGCGCAGTTAGCCAATAgttatgaaaaattgatgtccgattctcagacctacccaatacgcacacaaaattttatgagaatCGATCAAACCATTTCGATGGagattttttttacctaatagAAGATTACgaccagacacagaacaaatgatcatgctcatcacacaaatatatGTCCAGGTTGagaatcgaacctacgacctcctgtatagcagtcaggaccactgactactagaccaacaggccagtcaaaaaaGAATGTGACATGACATTTTATACCGATGAATCACGTGACAGTGACCCGTCATCTTATAAACATTTGACCGTTTTCAAATTGTACGCTTGGTATGAAATCTTATCAAAAACATGCATGTGAAATGAGAGCCAAGTTCAATAATATACGCCTCAGTTGTTGACTTCAACGACAAAAGAATTGAGATCTAAATGTGTGCCAAGTTCAATGGTGTGTTGGgaaattcatttataataacataaaatataatttcttataatttaaaatataatttatagcctAAGGTCTGACTTGGCTAGCTCTCATAAACGAATGTTCGATAGCTTCTATTTCTACAAGAAAGACGAATTTTAGTAACAGTCAAAAAGCGACTGATTCTGAACTTGCGAGGTTTTATACACCGTATATGTTCACGGTGTTGCTCGCGATCTGTTACATGAACTTGGCTCGGACACCTTTATTTGAATGCGATGGTAAGTGTATCTACAGTCGCCTTGAGACACTTTGGGAAACCTCAAGATTGTGTAGTTTGTTCGTTGGCCTTGTCTTTATCTTCCACTGCATCAGGATTGTCAGGGATCCGATCTTTAGGCCCGTTACGTTTCGACTGCAGTGGATTGTTAAATCGCTTCTTCATTTGCTCCTTGATATCAAGGAAATATTTAGGATGTTGTCGCATACAGTGCCTGAAAATCGCTTTTGGTAAGATGAGAACCTGTGAAAGAGATAcacgatgaaataaaaaagatattccttaagatttttttcgtgGGACAAACGAATCTAAGAGAAATAATACACAGGTTCGGCTTGCAACATATTTTGTCGTAAGTCGAACCCGTTAACCCGGCTAAATAGCTGTTCCAGCAAAGTTTGTTTTACCATACAAATGAGATCtagaaagtaaaaaagaaaatggtgaAAAATATATGTCCGATGCCAGACCTCaagaaattttgtgtgcatacaCAAAATTTCTCAAAATTTATCTTTCGGAAGAGTTCAATTTTGTACACCGTGACGCGATAATTTTACAAACGTACGTATATTAGATTAAGACACACTTACAGTGCACGATGTGATAGCAACGACGTAAGATAAGCAGAGTTCGTTGTCAGTGACAAGAGACAGTTCCCCGAAGTAGTCTCCGTCGATCAGGTGCCCAGTCTCCTGGTGAAAGTGGGAGTAGACAGCCAGGACCCCGTTGTCAACTATCATCAGACCATCTGCTGGTACCCAAGCCTAGGGTGCAGAAAAACaaacgattattttaattataactacttatctttataataattgattgaaCTAACTATCATATAGATTTATGATGTTAAAACCGAATACCGCtttttacaattgccgatgaatgataaaaaattggataaaatttgacactattcgtttTCTCCTAAACATTTTGTCAATATAATTGGTAATTCATTTTGGTTCAGCTATTACGGTTCTCGAGATACAACCAGGTGACTGTGGAGCGTTAGAAATATTCTACCGATTTTGCCCTTTGGTTATggaaacttaaaaacatttattgtagGTGGATGTCAAGGGGAAGTCTCAAAGACAATGATTGGCGATATTGGTTTCGGTCAGAACTCTAATTGAAACAGAGATCACATAACAAGTTTGAAAGTACCAATACTTACTTCAAGCACAAtatcattgtttaaaaatacttctttctTTAGCATCATTACGATTTTCTCGAGAATCGACATCGGCAATTTACTCAAGAAAGGAATCTTTCTCACGGTACTCATGTAGCAACTCAGTTTGGCCTCCATCTTCAATACCGGAGGCAGACTCCTGTACAGATTGTTCTCGTTCTCAACCAGCATCAGATGTGTCGGCTTAAATTTGAAGTACACCTCTAACTTACGTCTCAACTCGTCAGGCACTTGTCGACAAGCCATCATATTTTCCGCCCCATGGGTTATCTTTTCCATTCGGTCACTCGGATACAGCATACGACTGACCAGGGCATAGCACTCCAGTATGCACCACAAAAAGAATGCATGCGCTATCAAATACGCAGTCAGCGACACAAGCTTGTCTAGATAATACGTCTTCTTCAGGTACCCTAATGAAAATAGCAATAGAGACTTGACACACTTATTCATTTCATAAATTGCTAAACGGacaagtgaatattttttttcatgatagAGTTTGTTTAATAATCTTGCCAGACGCGAAGACTGCCTGACTCTGCCGTCTTCAATCATAACAAGAAGAGTAATGGTTTCACCAAGGTCATAAAATTGCAGCATGCAGACGAATCCGACGAGAGCGATCCTGATGAACTTGTAGCGCTGCCTGAGGTTCCACGGCCGGTTTTGAACATGGATTTCAGTTGTTTCAAAGACCCTGTAGAGACTGATTACGCTGATGATCTTTAACGTGCTGATGAACTTGTTGGCCTTGCAGAGCCCGCACGAGATCTCTGCTCCGTATCTTAAGAACATGAGCCATGTTAAGGGCATGGCCGAAGCGAAGTGAAAGAACAGCTTCTGGGCACAGAATCGTTTCAGAGACCTGTTCGTATCAAGCACCACTTGTTTCGCTTCCGTGTCTATGTAGCCAGTCTTCAGGTTGATCATGAAGTCGGCTATGATGACCAGCTCGAGGAGAGCTCCGAGGAAGTAGAAGACAATGGGAACCCCATCGAAGTAAAACGACGAGGAAAAACGGAACACCACTTTGTTTATGAGGAACACATACACCATAAGGGTGTCCCAAAAGATTCTGGaatgtaaagaaatattattaagcaTATCCTTTTTCTTTAGATGTATGTACCAAGCTATAGTAGGTAAATACTGATTATGGTTTTTAAGGGAATATCACTACCCTATAATCATTGAACTACAGATCCCATTATCGAACAGTAAAAAAGCAGGGttgaatttttcttttaaaaatgttgtgatcTGTAATATTAGGTAGGTACCTGAATTTACTCATCGGATGGATTCGGTGTCTATACTTGCGATACTGCCTGAATCTATCAATAGTCATGGCATGAGAACTTGTATAGAAACAACTAGTTCTCGCTGATGTATAACACAAGAGAAACAAATCATGCCACCAGCGTTTTAAACGGGAGACACAGCCGGAACCAATAATGTCCGTGTCCAGAACATCTCTTTCCGGGATAATTACACAAGAATGGTGAAAGTAGGATTCATGAAAATCATGATATTCAAACATTCTTGGCAGCGAAAATAAGTTAGAACgctacaaataatatttttagctgTCATCAAATAATCCGTCTGATTTTAATGCCAATGACATCTgcttatctttataattattattttcttaatacttCAATTAGTAAATCGTTATTCTTTATTCAATACCTACTTAGTCTCTCAACCATAtgaataattatagtattttaatcAGTATGTGTTTTGTAAAACACAGGCCTAGAATTTACGTTACGCTAAAATCAAAGTTAATTCATCGgccaaaaaacaattgttagaTTCTGCGAAATTTTATTACGAATAGGATAAACAGAACGTAGCCAAGCGATGGCATCGTAATGTGGCCAATAGAAACGCTTCAACGCCATCTTTGCTTAAATGTCACGCTGACAAAAGCGGCCATTTATGAGTTCTCAGTGTTTTTGTTTGACTGGTATCAACAGTTACGTGACAAAATGCCGAAAAATATCACGAGTGAAGTGCGCgagataatattaaaagtaaaagaatttatggatgAAGAGAAACGAATGCAAGTCCCGATAATACCACTGAGTAAAGTGTACGTAAGAGTTTCCGCTGCCACAGGTCTGTATTCATGCAATAAATTCTATATATCCCCataaatttaagaataaatacagCATTGCAATAGTAAACTCTATTTCCTATCTAAATACATAGCAAATATTCACGTTATTATGCGTATTAAGCTTTTATGCAACAAAGCGTGGCCTTTTCAATAGCGTTTTTGTCGCGTATGTGACAACAACCGACATTATTgaaaacaaactaattaataaaatatatggtTAAATATCATCtttgtaacattatttaatactaatatCTCTTCTAAATAAGTTCTGTTACTTCGTACTTGTGTTTCAATAATTGTAAAATGGGCGGATGTAGCACATTCAACTattgaatgatttaattaatagatCTATTCTCTCCTTAGTCATCGCTACATTAATAGACTACCTACGGCTGAGCATCTGCGACTAGACCCCTCATTTACTGAGACACTATAAAATGAGATGTACCTTGCAAACATCCATTTTTCTATGCCAACAGATTTTCATTCTTCACATATTAATTTGTTACAATTCTGCACATTTGATTTAAACCtaatttgtattattgtaaGTCCTTCATTCCTTCTTTGCTGTGCGACTACCCACACACAATGGGTGGATTTTGAGCCTATGTGACGACAAAAGGCCCATCACCAAGTACCTGTGCTTTGCGAGATGGCTATGCGCTAAGAGCATCTATGCATAGGTTTTTATAAGCGCATACACTTTACTATCAAATGTATAAgttataaaaaaggaaaggcCCCCctctttctatttatttctaagAGGCTCtacatttaacataattacgaaaaaaaactgttctgaattattatcatttatttatatgtatgacTGAACCACAGAAGTATTCTAATCTTCATCAAACATTAATGTCAGGTGACCgttcaaataatacaaagatTTTGAGAACCTACGTAAAAGTTGAATGATTCTTGACCAATTACACTTTTAATATTCCGATTTCAGCTGCCCAGCTATTACAACCTAGCTTAGACAAAAAGTATTGGTGGTGTTGTCtattaaaaattgatattttattggaCACATAGTTTTCCATGATCCTTAACAGAcagatttaaaaacatcttttgAATGATCTATGCTATTGTgcttttgtaattgtaataaaatatggtaTCTAGCCTACATTGCAACATTCAAATCAATTCTGTTCTCCACCTATGATCTGACTGATGCAGGAATAAACACCTTTTATCATTATAATGCTTGCAACATCCTGCTAGACTTGCGACCGTAGATCAAAGATTGCTTTATTCACTTGCTGACAAAGTAAGTGATatcattttgtttactttactcTCTCTATATGCCTTAACTGGTGAGGAAGTGAGAGAGTGTATTATACTTGTAGTGTTTCTTTTACACCATAGCCTGTAGATATATTCatctgtactaatattatacatgcgaaagtaactctgtgtCTCTCTGTTATGCTTTCATgtttaaaccactgaactgattttaatgaaatttggtacagagatagacttgaccttgagaaagaatgtaggatagtttatatcccAGATTTTTgaagttctcttgaaaacgcgatataaccgacctcgacgcgggcgaagctgcgggcgTAATGCTAGTCGCGTTTGCGAATTTTATCTGAATCTAGTATTGCATTGTTGTCATCATacattgtatttttcattttcatatgtTAATCTTGATATTTGATGACATTCCtagatactttaaaatttacattctGTTTACTTGAATATTCTATGAGTATTGATTGAAACTCGAGATAACCTATGATTAGTATAGAATTGTTTGGCTTGATTCAAGCGAAatgatgtttttaaaaaaaataggtattgtAAACTTTTGTCAACTCCAAATTAATGcacatattttaacataaaaagctAGCATCTATACCTACATACCTACTTTTAAGAATAACTCTACTCAACTCTCTTCTACTTAACAATATTTAGTTCACCTTATCATGAATTAAGAGACTCCTTTATAGCTAATTAATCAAAATCCATTCTTCCATTAAGCTTTGTAAGCATAATAGACAATAGAtacagttattaatataatatgcaaGCCAATGCGAAGGTATCCTGTCTATG
This region includes:
- the LOC113506607 gene encoding potassium/sodium hyperpolarization-activated cyclic nucleotide-gated channel 1-like, with translation MKEFHESYFHHTCLIIPERDVLDTDIIGSGWLQYLKWWWNDMFLLSYSNEASRGFYISTHAMKIERFRQFRKYKERIHPMSKFRTFWNFLMLHVFVFDKIFFRFTSTFLFDNLPIYLFYFGALLDILIMIDLFVSLKTGYIDYEAKRVVLDTKKCLLKFCTQKLFIHFASTIPFHCFLLMRYGANANCGQCKSNRFICALKIFTVFRLFRVFESSAYLTRKRCRIRKIYFYKFLRIVITGCITVVQFNEIFDAFTILVFIQTNQVDTRSTFASRMAIKYGFMRSEEPDYRLIFVEMYRTLNVFCMFTFGSRTKVFFLDKLASVAAYVIATIFHFWSVLTCFALITSIVYARDQAIKMRTNTLNFVSSQQLSEHIRMKVDRYFHLKTTKMVITQNQNKLYSCLPLVFKNEAKMYIYMNLVMRIPLFSDWPLSIIQDLVLIIQEKVYLENDIVTVARVAGAGLIIVDTGILAVYSEFHQEVGHLIDGDYFGELSLVTDKELCMSYVIAVTDSKVSGYSHIFLIYLFVCRSGCIFGA
- the LOC113506609 gene encoding potassium/sodium hyperpolarization-activated cyclic nucleotide-gated channel 1-like, translated to MFEYHDFHESYFHHSCVIIPERDVLDTDIIGSGCVSRLKRWWHDLFLLCYTSARTSCFYTSSHAMTIDRFRQYRKYRHRIHPMSKFRIFWDTLMVYVFLINKVVFRFSSSFYFDGVPIVFYFLGALLELVIIADFMINLKTGYIDTEAKQVVLDTNRSLKRFCAQKLFFHFASAMPLTWLMFLRYGAEISCGLCKANKFISTLKIISVISLYRVFETTEIHVQNRPWNLRQRYKFIRIALVGFVCMLQFYDLGETITLLVMIEDGRVRQSSRLARLLNKLYHEKKYSLVRLAIYEMNKCVKSLLLFSLGYLKKTYYLDKLVSLTAYLIAHAFFLWCILECYALVSRMLYPSDRMEKITHGAENMMACRQVPDELRRKLEVYFKFKPTHLMLVENENNLYRSLPPVLKMEAKLSCYMSTVRKIPFLSKLPMSILEKIVMMLKKEVFLNNDIVLEAWVPADGLMIVDNGVLAVYSHFHQETGHLIDGDYFGELSLVTDNELCLSYVVAITSCTVLILPKAIFRHCMRQHPKYFLDIKEQMKKRFNNPLQSKRNGPKDRIPDNPDAVEDKDKANEQTTQS